The window CCAGGTAAGAAaagattgaatatttattatccCATTTCCACATTCTAGAGTccaagtttaattattttgatgatgTGGGGAAGGTACACGAGAGAGATACCGGATGCTTATGAACGACTACTTCTAGACGCTATAGCAGGGGAGCGAAGACTATTCATCAGGAGTGACGAGCTAGATGCTGCATGGGCTCTTTTCACGCCGTTACTGAAGGAACTGGAAGACAGGAAAATTGCACCGGAGCTCTACCCGTACGGAAGCAGGGGACCTGTGGGAGCTCACTATCTTGCAGCGAAGCACAACGTTCGTTGGGGAGATCTTGCAGGTGAGGACTGATGAACACATCATTCCAGAGTTTGTTGCTTCTCCGATATTACTCATGTGAATTCTTCAAAGtattttaatgtgaaaatgtgaaattcttgattcattttttaccaCAATATGGTGAATGTATAATGATCTACAAAGTTGTGTGTTTTTTGCAATTTATTGAGAAGAATTTCCCAATTCAAATTTGgaaaccttttatttttattggctATCATGCATCACAATTCACACCACCATAACACAagcaaaataagactattttgtggacggacaaaaatgaaaagataagACGAAGTAGTAATTTGGACCCTCTAGTATAAGAATCCTACGTCCACCATTGCATTACGTATGTTTGGAAATATTTGTTGGATAAGATGTAAGAGTAAGAAATATTTCAtcctttaaataattactactttACAACTCGTAATTAGAACACTCTGGAAATAATAGAgcattcaaaataaattactagtcttttaattttcaactttacacttcataaattttattccatgTGTACTAGCATAAACTTGAGCCAAAATTGAGCCATAATTTTTCTGGCCCACAACTCCATGTTACTACCCAACAACCTGTTACCCCACAAAATGCTAATATTTGcaatttattcactttatttgattctattaattttttataaacctttacttttttaaaagtGATCAGCCATTatgtaatattttcaaaaataattaacttaaaacACACATAATTTTCTACATATCGTGTAATAGTAAGATGAGTAgcctttctaattttattttattttacaattgtTAGTCAGattgtaaataaaatcttcaaatgaattaatagtaTTGATGTatctattatatatattttataaaatttagtttGGTGCGCATAAAGTCATAATGCAAAGTATGCCTccccaaaattaaatactaataactGTTACTTTCAGAAAactacaataattataatcgTAATTACTTGTTAATTAACCATATTGAGCAGTCATATTACAGTATTTtggtttcatttaatttatatataatcaatttatttatatatatattaacataattttttaactgCTGCGTATAGTTGTTCTACTTCTAGTTTAAATAATCTCTCCacagtataattaatttttatttttatttttattattatttttggtgcTCCGATTTTTGGAGGAATCTCTGCCGTCGGCTGCCGGAATATTCTGCTGAGGTAGTTTCTGCTGGCCGCCAGCTCCGAGCTTGATCTTAAGTCAGCTTTCCTTTTCCgtttatttgtatttcttttttggaaattCAGTTGGTGGTGGTTTTGGAATGGTGCGGTGGATTTATGTTTATTCGAATCAAACCTGATTTTTGTGTAGATCCGAAGCTAATTTTGGAGGATCAGGAGATTCTGTAGTTAATTTAACCATGGATTTTTTGAATCTCGATTAGATTTCGTAATTTTCTCCATTTGTTTGATTCGTTTTTTTGGGGCTTAAAATTGCTGAACTTTCGCTGTTTCTAAGCTTAGATCTTTTGTAGTAAGAACATTGAGCTGAATTTTGCTTGATTTTGGCGCTGGGTTGAATTAAGcttgaaattgtttgactgggctgaattttgtgaaaacgTCGTTGAAGTGATGTTTGCGTGCCTTCAATTGTTTGTTTCTGTTGGTTCCAACAGTTTTCTGCGATTTCTTTTGCATGTTCTTTGCTGTGTTTGTTGCGTGAAGTGGATGATTTCAATTTACGActgatatttatttattctgaTTGGTGCTGAGTGAGTGACACAACGATTGATGCGTCTGGGTTATCTAGTTTAGCTTGAGCAGTGGAggactttatttatttttaaatttttgttgatttgattttttaaagtttaatcATCGTGATATTATTATGTGTACAGCTGAAATTTAAATGTTGTATGatctgtttttcattttcggCAGCAAGCAGTCACTGTTTCCGTATGGCCGTAGGATTGTCATCTGGCATATGCGGCTTGTAATTTGTAGTTTCTGTTGAGGATTTAGGCCGGTTTTGTAGTTGGAACTTGAGATGGGATCCAATACAGAGGAAGCCATTAGAGCTAAAACATTTGCCGAGAAGCAGTTTTTGGAGAAAAATTTCGTTGGAGCACAGAAGTATGCTTTGAGAGCTCAGACATTGTGTAAGGAACTGGATGGCATATCTCAGATGGTGGCCACGTTTGGAGTCTATGTGGCTTCTGATGCATTGGCTAACGGAGAACTTGACTTTTATTCAATTCTTGGAGTGGACCCATCTGTTGAGAAATCCAAATTGAAGAAGCAGTACAAGAAAATGGCAGTAATGCTACACCctgataaaaacaaaactgTTGGCGCTGACGGGGCTTTCCAGCTAGTTTCTGAAGCATGGAAACTCTTATCTGATAGTGCTAATAGAAGTGCTTATGATCAACGGAGAAGTTTGTTTGCTGGGTACAGTGATCCTTCCAAGTTTTCTGCCCATGGAAGACTCGATACATTTTGGACTGTTTGTTCCTCCTGTCATGTCCAGTATGAGTATCTTAGGAAATATGTTAACAAACGGCTTTCTTGCAAAAATTGTCGTGGTGTCTTTGTTGCCGTTGAAACTGGGTTGGCCCCGCAAAATGGTACTTTCCAATATAACTATTCTTATGTGTCTGAGAATGGTTATGGTCATGGAAGCCATGGTCGTGGGGTTGCATATATACCCACTGCAACTGGTTACGGTGCACCAAATGTGGTGTCAGGACATCATACTGGATATAGATCTGAGTATGCTTCTAATATATCATTTCAGGGTACCTCAGCTGGAAACTCTGTCGGCCTCTCAGATCGCAGTGGACtgtcttcatcttcttttgcCTATTATCAAGCCAATGGAGAGGCAAGCCAGACAAAAGCTAACACCAAGCATCAGTCGGTGAAGGCCACGGGTCACATGGGATCTAACGGTTGTAATGGTCAGTACGATGCATCCAAACCCAGACGGGGGAGACCTGCCAAGAAGAGAAAAGTGGAATTAGGAATTTCGTATCCCTATGGACATGAAGAAGTTTGTGCAGATGTTCATGTAGAACCTAAGACAGCCACTGCAAATGGAATATTAAAGCCTGCTGGTAAGCTTCCCTTTGCACCACAAACGTTGACAAGGCGGAGTTCAGCTCCTGTTCCTGCAATTGATGGGAGACAGTTGTTGATTGATAAGGCAAGAACAGAAATTGGTAGGAAGCTTGAAGAGATGAAGTTGGCTGCCGAAGCAGCTGCGGTAGAAGCTGAAAAAAGAAAGGCGCTTGCCGAAGCTGCCAAATCAGCTGCTGCTAATAAATTGGAACTTAAGAGAACTGTTTCGATAACAGTTCCAGATTCTGACTTCCATGATTTTGACCTTGATAGATCTGAAGAATGCTTTAAGCCGAAGCAGATATGGGCCCTCtatgatgaagaagatgggATGCCTCGCTTGTATTGTATAATTCGGGAGATCATCTCACTGAAACCATTCAAGATTTACATAAGCTACTTGAGCTCAAAATCCGACACTGAATTTGGGAGCGTAAATTGGTTGGATTGTGGTTTTACCAAATCTTGTGGGAGTTTTAGAGTGTTTCACTCTGAAACAGCGGAGCAAGTCAACATATTCTCTCATCTCCTTGCTAGGGAGAAGGCTGGTAGGGGAGGTTGTGTAAGAATATATCCAAGAAGTGGAGATATTTGGGCTGTATACCGGAACTGGTCACCGGATTGGAACAGAACAACCCCAGATGAGGTAAGACACCAGTATGAAATGGTCGAGGTTCTTGATGATTATTCTGAAGATAACGGTGTCTGTGTAGCGCCTCTGATTAAGCTGGATGGATATAAAACAGTGTACCGAAGGAACATAGACAAGGATGCTACCCGATGGATCCCAAGAAGAGAGATGCTACGGTTTTCACATCAGGTCCCATCTTGCCCCCTCAAAGTTGAAAGTGCTAACTTGCCCGAGGGTTGCTGGGATCTCGACCCTGCTGCAACCCCAGAAGAACTCCTACAAGGAGACACTGAACTCCACAACAAGAGTAGTCCAGGCCAGACAGCAAACATTTCTAAGATCCTAGAAGAACAAAATTCATCTGAAGAAAAGGTGAGCCAAAGGAAAATCTGTGCTTTGACTCCAGACAAGCACGGGACAGAGGTTCCAAGCATGGAGTACGACAGAAACACTACCGAGCTCCCTCAATTAGAATGCAGAACTGAAGAAGCTCCAGCCGGACTCCCGTGTGTGGGAACAGGCTAAGAGTTGAGGTAATCTGAAACACTCcaattttacatatttcaaGTTCTTCCTCACAGCTGAACTACAGGGTTGACAAACAAGAGAAGTGAAGAGAAAGTAGAAATCAAACTTGCAGGGAGAGACACAAGTGTACAGATTTAAAAACAGCCTAGATTGATCCTACTTTCCTAAAAAAGATTAGATAGTTGGAGGATTAGAAGGAATCCTTGCCTGCTCCTTTGGGAGCTGAATATCCATTCAGTAATTTGTAACCTTAATTTTAGAACTGTTCGACTCCTATAGAAATCCTTTATGTTTGACTCTTTTAAGAGACAATATGTAACCCTTGCTTTTCTCGCAATTTCTGCGAAATCTTGAGAAGTTTCTTGCAcctttttgattaatttttccaTCTTGAAAGATTTGTTGATAAACTGTTTGTTTAAATGGTAATATAAGATGGAGTTGATGAACATGTGataaaagaacaagaaaatgtagagtagtaaaacataaaacaaaatggCTCGGAATACAAGTCGAAAACACATTACATAATAAGATTAGAGTTTAACATAAATCGAAAAATGCAGCTAACTTCCTCCACAGTTGATTGCCAGCTAGGATTCTTGAGCGAGGAAGAGGACGCAGGTCAAATGGAACGTGATGTATGGGTTGGTTGTCGTTACAGTGGGTTCCTGTTGACATCCTTGTACAATAAGTAGCGTGTCTTGGACTTGCCTAGCGCGGCATACCTGTACACGAACAACGCTCATCATGTCAGAGTCGCGTTGATAATATATTGTCTCATCAATGCAATATCATATGCTCGTTACTCACCATTGAGGCACGAATGGCGCCATCCAGATTGTGTCGCCAGCTTGAACTGGATACCTGTTCCACACAAATCACAACCCATGTTTCTGTTATAAGAAACTAACAAGTAGACACTGGTCTTTTAGAAACAAAGTTGAATATATTAATCAATATCAGATGTGCTCGTACCAGCTATCACCTAAGCGGTAGATGCCTTGCCCCTCCAGAAGTAGTAGACCGTGCTGGTTATAGTGAACTTCCTGCAAAAATGTCAAACCAGCTGTAAATCTAGCATTTCTTGAATCAGTGAATGTGTTTTAACAGAACAAGATCAGAATTTGTCTTCTTCGCCTATTATGCAACAACATGGTCCAATGATTTCTGAAGCTAAAGAAAGTGTACCTTTACGTTGAGAAATTCACCAGGTTGGAAATCCATAATCTGCCAAAACACAAGTTTAGCAAACGAGCCATGTATCACCGAATATAAGGCGTATGCTAACCTGATTTGTAACTTACATGAATGTTGAAATCGTAAGCCAAAGAGGTGGGAAGAAGCTTCCTAAGCTGAAAAACCTGGGAGAGTAGACAGAAATGTGAAACATCTCTGGTTGTAAATAATCATCGTATAAATACTGTCTTTCTGATATGTCCCAAAACAAGCTTagatttcaaatttcttttccTGATTACGTGTTACCTCGCCAGGAGTTTCAAGAAGGGGTTGCTCACTTGTTGAACCAATGATCTGTTCACTCGCATGATTTTCCAAGTAGTCGTACCTGGGATAAACGAGAAACTATGGCTGTTAACCTttgatgaaaaatgagttattCTTGTAAGTCCAAACGCATAATAAAAACACCATAATTAAGTCATAAACAGGGAATGGAATAGGAGAATATCAAGAGAAAACCTTCTCTCAAGTACAACAAGCGTGGCAGCAGCACTAGAGTCCAACGAGTGTTTCAGATTCGGAGGAAGGTAAGCGTATGAATCAACCTGCGATTTTTACACAAGCAGCTGCCGAGGTTTGTATTTACATGGCTTATGCAGACAAACAGTCATTTGAAACTTTATCCAAGAAGAAAGAGCGATAGCTCATAGTTGTTTAGATTTTGATACCTCTAGATTATGCTTAGCACCCGATGCATCAGTGAGAGTCACCACACCATGAAGGACAAACACAAACCTGATTAAGCAAGCACCGTTATGCCATAGTTTTTATTAGAAGTCAAGCAAAGTTCCAAGTTGAGCATGAATCGCTATAGGAGGTTAGGAAAATTCTTAGCCAGACCTCTCGACATCCTTTAGTGGGAGTgctgattt is drawn from Salvia hispanica cultivar TCC Black 2014 chromosome 6, UniMelb_Shisp_WGS_1.0, whole genome shotgun sequence and contains these coding sequences:
- the LOC125193898 gene encoding uncharacterized protein LOC125193898; protein product: MGSNTEEAIRAKTFAEKQFLEKNFVGAQKYALRAQTLCKELDGISQMVATFGVYVASDALANGELDFYSILGVDPSVEKSKLKKQYKKMAVMLHPDKNKTVGADGAFQLVSEAWKLLSDSANRSAYDQRRSLFAGYSDPSKFSAHGRLDTFWTVCSSCHVQYEYLRKYVNKRLSCKNCRGVFVAVETGLAPQNGTFQYNYSYVSENGYGHGSHGRGVAYIPTATGYGAPNVVSGHHTGYRSEYASNISFQGTSAGNSVGLSDRSGLSSSSFAYYQANGEASQTKANTKHQSVKATGHMGSNGCNGQYDASKPRRGRPAKKRKVELGISYPYGHEEVCADVHVEPKTATANGILKPAGKLPFAPQTLTRRSSAPVPAIDGRQLLIDKARTEIGRKLEEMKLAAEAAAVEAEKRKALAEAAKSAAANKLELKRTVSITVPDSDFHDFDLDRSEECFKPKQIWALYDEEDGMPRLYCIIREIISLKPFKIYISYLSSKSDTEFGSVNWLDCGFTKSCGSFRVFHSETAEQVNIFSHLLAREKAGRGGCVRIYPRSGDIWAVYRNWSPDWNRTTPDEVRHQYEMVEVLDDYSEDNGVCVAPLIKLDGYKTVYRRNIDKDATRWIPRREMLRFSHQVPSCPLKVESANLPEGCWDLDPAATPEELLQGDTELHNKSSPGQTANISKILEEQNSSEEKVSQRKICALTPDKHGTEVPSMEYDRNTTELPQLECRTEEAPAGLPCVGTG
- the LOC125193899 gene encoding (S)-ureidoglycine aminohydrolase, translated to MQSFSAFSAKFIFLALILQTGVVRFSFCQEGFCYSPSILEEQPLYWKATNPTLSPSHLKDLPGFTRSVYKSDHALITPESHVFGPLPEWSNTLGAYLITPSMGSHFSMYLAKMQEFSKSALPLKDVERFVFVLHGVVTLTDASGAKHNLEVDSYAYLPPNLKHSLDSSAAATLVVLERRYDYLENHASEQIIGSTSEQPLLETPGEVFQLRKLLPTSLAYDFNIHIMDFQPGEFLNVKEVHYNQHGLLLLEGQGIYRLGDSWYPVQAGDTIWMAPFVPQWYAALGKSKTRYLLYKDVNRNPL